Part of the Sphingobium sp. TKS genome is shown below.
GGGAATATCATATGTTCTACGGGCTGACGCCCGAGCGGCTCGCCATCGCCAAGCCCGATGCGCTGGTGATGCATCCCGGCCCCATGAACCGGGGCGTCGAGATTTCAAGCGTGGTGGCCGATCATCCCGAGCGCTCCGCGATTACCGAGCAGGTGGAAATGGGGGTCGCCATTCGCATGGCCTGTCTGGACGTGCTGACCCGAGGCGCGCGTGGCGTGGAGGGATGGCAATGACAAAGCTCGCCATCATCAACGGGAAGCTGGCCGATCCGGCAGGCAAGGATGTCGACAGCGGCGTCATCCTGATCGAAGGCGACCGGATCGTCGCGGCGGGCGATGTGGCCGTGCCGAAGGATGCGGAGACGATCGATGCGGGCGGACTGGTGGTCGCGCCGGGGCTGATCGATCTGGGCGTCTTTGCGACCGACAAGCCTGCTTTTCATTTCGGCGGGATTACGCGAGCGGCGCTGATGCCGGACCAGTCCTCCCCTCTGGACGATGCAGGCCTCATCCGGCAGGCGACGCGGGCGGGGAAACCGGATTTCTGGGTGCACCCCATCGCTGCGGCGACGCGAGACCTCAAGGGCACCGAACTGGCCGAGATCGGCATGATGCAAGCGGCAGGCGCCAAGGCTGTCGGCACCGGACGCCAGTGGATCGCGGATTCGGGCGTGATGATGCGGGTGCTGTCCTATGCTTCCGGCCTTGGACTCACCGTCATCACCCATGCCGAAGATGGCGGGCTGGCGGGCAAGGCCGTGGCGACCAGCGGGGAGACGGCGACGCGCCTTGGCCTGCCGCACGCACCCGCCTGCGCCGAAGCCATGGCCATCGCCCGCGACATCATGCTGGCGCGCGCCACCGGGGCGGCGCTCCACTTCCGGCTGGTGACGACCAAGGCGGGCTTCGACCTGATCCGCGCCGCCAAGGCCGAAGGATTGAAGGTCACTTGCGGCATCAGCCCGGCCTATCTGTTCCTGGCCGACAATGCGGTGACGGATTTCCGCACCTTTGCGCGCCTCTCGCCGCCGCTGCGGTCGGAGGACGACCGTAAGGCATCGATCGCGGCGGTGGCCGACGGCACGGTCGACGTCATCACCTCCAGCCACGATCCGCGCGGACCGGAGGACAAGCGCCTTCCCTTCGCGGACGCTTCGCCGGGCATGGCAGGGGCGGAAACGCTGCTTGCGCTGTCGCTCAATCTCGTGCGCGAAGGACATGTGTCGCTGGGTCGCCTGATGACCCTGCTCAGCGCCAATCCGGCGAAGATTCTGGGCGTCAATGCGGGCAGCTTCGCGCCGGGCAGCGCGGCGGACCTGATCTTTGTCGATCCCGACATGCCGTGGATCGTCGATTCGACGAAAATGGCCGCGCAGGCAGGGAATACGCCCTTCAATCGCATGCCTGTGCAGGGCCGCGCGCGCAAGATCATGAAGGGTGGCGTTTTCCTCTGATTTCTCCCCTTGCCCTCCCAGGCGGGCCACGCTAAAGCGCCCTCCTTCGCTGGCACAGGCCAAAGTGCAGGAGTGTAGCTCAGCTGGTAGAGCGTCGGTCTCCAAAACCGAATGCCGGGGGTTCGAGTCCCTCCACTCCTGCCAAAGATTTTGCCGTGAAACCTTGATAAACCAAGGGTTCGCGGCTAAGTGCGCAGACGAAGATGGGTCGCGGAGCAGGCGGCCGCACCCCCGGACGCCAATATGGGCGGGATCGGGAGGGCGGACTGTTGCTTCGCGCTTTGGTGTTTGTTCGAAGGGTTTGAGACAGGCGATGGCGAAGGTTTCTCCGGGCGAATTCGTCAATCAGGTGCGGACCGAAGCCAACAAGATCGTGTGGCCCACCAGCCGCGAAACGATCATGACTGGCGTGATGGTGGTCATCATGACCTCGCTGCTGGGCCTCTTCTTCTTCGGCATCGACACCTTCTTCGGTGCGATCGTGCAATGGCTGCTGGCCTTTGCGGCCGGTCAAGCCTGAGTTTTTATTGATTGCCGCGATTTTCAAGTAAATCGCTAAGATCGGGAGTTTGAGACGGTAACATGGCGCGCTGGTACATCATCCACGCCTATTCGGGCTTCGAGAACAAGGTCAAGGAATCGATCCTGTCCGAAGCCGAGCGCATGGGCCTCTCCCAACTGGTCGAGCAGGTGGAAGTCCCCACCGAGACCGTGACCGAGGTGAAGCGCGGCAAGAAGGTGCAGGTCGAGCGCAAGTTCATGCCCGGCTATGTCCTTGCCAAGCTGGCGATGAACGACGACATCTACCACCTCGTCAAGAACACGCCGAAGGTGACGGG
Proteins encoded:
- a CDS encoding dihydroorotase, with the protein product MTKLAIINGKLADPAGKDVDSGVILIEGDRIVAAGDVAVPKDAETIDAGGLVVAPGLIDLGVFATDKPAFHFGGITRAALMPDQSSPLDDAGLIRQATRAGKPDFWVHPIAAATRDLKGTELAEIGMMQAAGAKAVGTGRQWIADSGVMMRVLSYASGLGLTVITHAEDGGLAGKAVATSGETATRLGLPHAPACAEAMAIARDIMLARATGAALHFRLVTTKAGFDLIRAAKAEGLKVTCGISPAYLFLADNAVTDFRTFARLSPPLRSEDDRKASIAAVADGTVDVITSSHDPRGPEDKRLPFADASPGMAGAETLLALSLNLVREGHVSLGRLMTLLSANPAKILGVNAGSFAPGSAADLIFVDPDMPWIVDSTKMAAQAGNTPFNRMPVQGRARKIMKGGVFL
- the secE gene encoding preprotein translocase subunit SecE, which codes for MAKVSPGEFVNQVRTEANKIVWPTSRETIMTGVMVVIMTSLLGLFFFGIDTFFGAIVQWLLAFAAGQA